One window from the genome of Candidatus Methanomethylicota archaeon encodes:
- a CDS encoding V-type proton ATPase subunit E, whose product MVNKTIKKGVFGDSKNISNRIILEAEREAEIIIENARKHAEEIINKARKDAEEIINKEVKMAYEKIKMEEKRRTAEISLKVKEIMLRERERIFNEVLNEVKKRLYEFKKTDAYASFLQELILEGCEAIRSKDLIIKIDQKDKEIDINIEKLRKAIEERIGEKVNISIVFNNISELGGVIVSTPDESIIYNNTLEAILERNSGTIRKIITKSILEGEKL is encoded by the coding sequence GTGGTAAATAAAACTATTAAAAAAGGAGTATTTGGGGATTCGAAAAATATTTCTAACAGAATCATATTGGAGGCTGAGAGGGAAGCTGAAATTATCATAGAAAATGCAAGGAAGCATGCAGAAGAAATAATAAACAAAGCAAGGAAAGATGCGGAAGAAATAATAAACAAGGAAGTAAAAATGGCCTATGAAAAGATAAAGATGGAGGAAAAGAGGAGAACTGCTGAAATAAGTTTGAAGGTAAAGGAGATCATGTTGCGTGAGCGAGAAAGAATTTTTAATGAAGTTTTAAATGAAGTGAAGAAAAGACTTTATGAATTTAAAAAGACCGATGCGTACGCATCTTTTCTACAAGAACTAATATTGGAAGGTTGCGAAGCTATACGTAGCAAAGATCTTATTATAAAAATTGATCAAAAAGATAAGGAAATTGACATAAATATTGAAAAATTAAGAAAAGCTATTGAAGAAAGAATTGGTGAAAAAGTGAATATATCAATTGTTTTCAATAACATAAGTGAATTAGGTGGGGTAATAGTATCTACACCTGATGAAAGCATTATATACAATAATACATTAGAAGCCATACTTGAGAGAAATTCTGGTACTATCAGAAAAATAATAACAAAAAGTATATTGGAAGGTGAAAAATTATGA
- a CDS encoding V-type ATP synthase subunit F (produces ATP from ADP in the presence of a proton gradient across the membrane; the F subunit is part of the catalytic core of the ATP synthase complex) — protein MKVALIADFDTAIGFKLAGLKEVYAVTDGTQAEEVMNKLTKNPEIGIIIITESLANQIRQYIKELYKKLTPIVVEIPDKKVAPMAVEFIKDIVKRTIGIELLIG, from the coding sequence ATGAAAGTTGCATTAATAGCTGATTTTGATACAGCTATAGGATTTAAATTAGCTGGTTTAAAGGAGGTATATGCAGTTACTGATGGAACACAAGCAGAGGAAGTTATGAACAAGTTAACGAAGAATCCAGAAATAGGTATTATAATAATAACTGAAAGTTTAGCCAATCAAATAAGACAGTATATTAAGGAACTATATAAGAAATTAACTCCGATTGTTGTTGAAATACCAGATAAGAAGGTGGCTCCTATGGCAGTAGAATTTATTAAAGACATTGTAAAAAGAACAATAGGTATTGAATTATTGATAGGGTGA
- a CDS encoding V-type ATP synthase subunit A: MSEGSAGIIVRISGPVVYAKGLANARIYEVARIGHEGLIGEIISLRGDIGIIQVYEETTGLRPGDPVYLTGGPLSVELGPGIIGQIYDGIQRPLPDIRNKVGDFIRRGVVSPALPRNKKWHFIPLVKVGEKVSSGDIIGKVEETPLIEHRIMVPPGLKGIVTDISKEGEYTVEDPILTLSSEGKEICLNMIQKWPVRVPRPFVEKLPPDEPLLTGQRIIDTLFPVARGGTATIPGGFGTGKTVTQHQLAKWAHANVIVYVGCGERGNEMTEVLETFPKLKDPRTNRPLMERTVLIANVSNMPVAAREASIYTGVTIAEYFRDMGYDVALMADSTSRWAEALREISGRLEEMPGEEGFPPYLGRRLSEFYERAGKVITLGKEKRVGSVTIVGAVSPPGGDFSEPVVQSTLRLVKVFWALDKSLAERRHFPAINWLTSYSLYTEALKDWYIKNVAEDWPELIKEAFSILQKEDELREIVRIVGPDALPESDKEILEVARMIREDFLTQHAYHPIDSYCPIEKSYLMLKIILQFHRKARVKLSEGVPLTKIMALPIKDEIARMKIVPPSEFRKVYEHMMNELENQFSSLKHER, from the coding sequence ATGAGTGAAGGGAGCGCCGGCATAATAGTGAGAATATCAGGACCTGTTGTATATGCTAAGGGGCTGGCAAATGCAAGAATCTATGAAGTGGCAAGGATAGGTCACGAAGGATTAATAGGGGAAATAATATCATTAAGAGGAGATATTGGGATAATTCAAGTGTATGAGGAAACAACAGGCCTAAGACCTGGAGATCCAGTATATTTAACAGGAGGGCCTCTCTCAGTAGAATTAGGGCCTGGAATTATTGGACAAATATATGATGGTATTCAAAGACCATTACCTGATATAAGAAATAAAGTTGGTGACTTCATACGCAGAGGAGTGGTTAGTCCTGCTCTACCAAGAAATAAAAAGTGGCATTTTATACCATTAGTTAAAGTTGGAGAGAAAGTCTCAAGTGGAGATATTATAGGAAAAGTGGAGGAAACACCGTTAATAGAACACAGAATTATGGTACCTCCAGGCTTGAAGGGGATAGTTACTGATATTAGTAAGGAGGGAGAATATACTGTTGAGGATCCTATATTAACGCTTAGTAGTGAGGGCAAAGAAATTTGCTTAAATATGATTCAAAAGTGGCCAGTAAGAGTACCAAGACCATTTGTTGAAAAGTTGCCGCCGGACGAGCCTCTATTAACTGGTCAAAGAATAATTGATACTTTGTTTCCAGTAGCGAGAGGGGGTACCGCCACTATACCTGGGGGGTTTGGCACGGGGAAAACCGTGACACAACATCAACTCGCAAAATGGGCTCATGCTAATGTGATAGTGTACGTGGGTTGTGGGGAAAGGGGCAATGAGATGACTGAGGTATTAGAGACGTTTCCCAAACTAAAGGATCCCAGAACAAATAGGCCATTAATGGAAAGAACTGTGCTTATCGCTAATGTAAGTAACATGCCTGTGGCTGCAAGAGAAGCCAGTATATATACTGGCGTCACTATAGCAGAATATTTTAGGGATATGGGATATGATGTAGCATTAATGGCGGATTCCACGTCTAGATGGGCTGAAGCGCTTAGAGAGATTAGCGGAAGACTTGAAGAAATGCCCGGAGAAGAAGGATTCCCCCCATATTTAGGTAGACGATTATCCGAATTCTATGAAAGAGCTGGTAAAGTAATAACACTAGGTAAAGAAAAACGTGTAGGATCAGTGACGATAGTAGGTGCAGTATCTCCACCAGGTGGCGATTTCTCGGAACCAGTTGTACAATCAACTTTGAGATTAGTTAAAGTTTTTTGGGCTCTTGACAAATCTTTAGCGGAGAGGAGACACTTCCCAGCTATAAACTGGTTAACAAGTTATTCTCTTTATACAGAGGCATTGAAAGATTGGTATATTAAGAATGTTGCTGAAGACTGGCCAGAGTTAATTAAGGAAGCATTTTCAATACTTCAAAAAGAAGATGAATTAAGGGAAATTGTGAGAATAGTTGGTCCAGATGCTTTACCGGAGAGCGATAAAGAAATACTTGAAGTGGCAAGAATGATAAGGGAAGACTTTCTTACACAACACGCGTATCATCCCATAGATTCCTATTGTCCTATAGAAAAAAGTTACTTAATGTTGAAGATCATTCTCCAATTTCATAGAAAGGCAAGAGTTAAATTAAGTGAGGGAGTACCATTGACTAAAATTATGGCTTTACCAATAAAAGATGAAATAGCAAGAATGAAAATAGTTCCACCTTCAGAATTTAGGAAGGTATACGAACATATGATGAACGAATTGGAAAATCAATTTTCATCCTTAAAACATGAAAGGTGA
- a CDS encoding V-type ATP synthase subunit B, which translates to MQEKVLTAKGGIRYKTVSQISGPLLIVKGVDSAAYGEIVKIEGPDGEIRTGQVLETGFGYAVIQVFEGTRGLDTKRTAVTFTGETMKFPVSMELLGRIFNGRGEPIDNKPPPLAVDELDVNGAPINPSAREYPKEFIQTGISAIDGMNTLSRGQKLPLFTESGLPHNILAAQIARQATIPGKEEEFAIVFAAMGIGMEDALFFKEEFERTGALNRLVMFLNLAEDPAIERIITPRLALTTAEYLAFQQDMHVLVILTDMLNYGEALREISAAREEVPGRRGYPGYLYTDLATNYERCGRIIGKKGSITLMPIVTMPGGDVTHPVVDLTGYITEGQIYLDRNLHRKGIYPPINVLPSLSRLMKEATKYTREDHQSLSDQLYYCYAEGVELRGLVAVVGEEALTERDRKYLEFADAFERNFIAQGVYENRSLETTLKIGWDLLSKYIPESDWKRIDPKIIEKYCPKYMTR; encoded by the coding sequence ATGCAAGAAAAAGTGTTAACGGCAAAGGGAGGAATACGATATAAAACTGTAAGTCAGATAAGTGGACCATTATTGATAGTAAAGGGTGTGGATTCAGCAGCATATGGCGAAATTGTAAAAATAGAAGGACCTGATGGTGAAATAAGAACAGGACAGGTGCTTGAGACAGGATTTGGTTATGCAGTAATTCAGGTTTTCGAAGGAACAAGGGGGTTAGATACAAAAAGGACAGCAGTAACGTTCACGGGAGAAACTATGAAGTTTCCAGTTTCTATGGAGTTGCTTGGGAGAATATTTAATGGTAGAGGGGAACCGATAGATAATAAACCACCACCATTAGCCGTAGATGAATTAGATGTAAATGGTGCACCGATAAATCCATCTGCAAGAGAATATCCTAAAGAATTTATACAAACAGGAATATCTGCGATAGATGGGATGAATACCTTAAGTAGGGGTCAGAAATTGCCATTATTTACCGAATCAGGTTTACCACATAACATATTAGCAGCCCAAATAGCGAGACAAGCTACTATACCTGGGAAAGAAGAAGAATTTGCAATAGTTTTTGCAGCAATGGGTATAGGAATGGAAGATGCATTATTCTTCAAAGAAGAATTTGAGAGAACAGGAGCTTTGAACAGATTGGTAATGTTCTTAAATTTAGCAGAAGACCCTGCAATAGAAAGGATAATAACACCAAGACTAGCACTAACGACGGCAGAATACCTTGCATTTCAACAAGACATGCATGTTCTCGTAATATTGACAGATATGCTGAATTATGGTGAAGCTTTACGTGAAATAAGTGCTGCAAGAGAAGAAGTTCCAGGAAGAAGAGGATATCCGGGATACTTATACACAGATCTAGCAACAAATTATGAAAGATGTGGAAGAATAATAGGTAAAAAGGGGAGTATAACTTTAATGCCTATAGTCACGATGCCTGGTGGAGATGTAACTCACCCGGTAGTTGACTTAACAGGATATATAACTGAGGGTCAAATATATTTAGATCGTAATCTACATAGAAAGGGCATATACCCGCCAATAAATGTGCTACCATCACTTTCAAGGTTAATGAAAGAAGCAACAAAATACACGCGCGAAGATCATCAATCGCTAAGTGATCAATTGTATTACTGTTATGCAGAGGGCGTTGAACTCAGAGGATTGGTTGCTGTTGTTGGAGAAGAGGCTTTAACAGAAAGAGATAGAAAATACTTAGAGTTTGCAGATGCCTTCGAAAGGAATTTCATAGCGCAAGGAGTATATGAGAATAGAAGCTTAGAAACGACTTTAAAGATCGGATGGGATTTGCTTTCAAAATATATCCCTGAAAGTGACTGGAAACGAATAGATCCAAAAATAATAGAGAAATATTGCCCAAAATATATGACAAGGTAA
- a CDS encoding pantetheine-phosphate adenylyltransferase: MQNENVVAVGGTFDNFHLGHAQLLLKCFEVNKNVLIGVTSDALAKNKNHFIESCDKRKRNLFSFLFFHKLHDYAKIITLNDPYGPTIFNKNISVIIVSEETLIRALEINNIRKGKRLSPLKIFVIPLVKDADLRPMSSTKSRRDERFCEKFLMSN; the protein is encoded by the coding sequence ATGCAAAATGAAAATGTAGTCGCTGTTGGTGGAACCTTTGATAATTTTCACTTAGGCCATGCACAATTACTCTTAAAATGTTTCGAAGTAAATAAAAACGTTTTAATTGGAGTTACTAGCGATGCTCTTGCAAAAAATAAGAATCATTTTATAGAATCATGCGATAAAAGAAAAAGAAATTTGTTTTCATTTCTATTTTTTCATAAACTACATGATTATGCAAAAATAATCACACTAAATGATCCGTACGGTCCAACAATATTTAATAAAAATATATCTGTAATTATAGTTAGTGAAGAGACGTTAATACGCGCTTTAGAAATTAATAATATTCGAAAAGGAAAGCGCCTTAGTCCATTGAAAATTTTCGTAATCCCTTTAGTTAAGGATGCTGATTTAAGACCTATGTCATCAACTAAATCTAGAAGGGATGAAAGATTTTGTGAAAAATTTTTGATGTCTAATTAG
- a CDS encoding radical SAM protein, with product MLNNLKFNKKIVKITQDSEIPLIGCIAFGIIDRGTNIIQIRPSSLCPLSCIFCSTDAGPNSKKRQCEFLVELDYLLFYVKQVVEYKGIKNIEAHIDTIGDPLTYPNIVDLVQKLRSIDSINVISMQTHGFLLNEKLIDDLADAGLSRINLSIDALNPVLAKKLSGTESYDVTRILSLAEYIANSSKIDLLIAPVWISPFNDLEIPKIIEYAKTIGAGKKWPPLGIQKYELHKYGRKPKGVINMSWKRFYEQLSYWEKIFNVKLKLSPTDFGIFKVKKIPTPFKKHEKIKAKIVETGLFKGQKIAIARGRAITVVNSNDIPINSHVFVRILRIKDNIIIAEPAL from the coding sequence GTGCTAAATAATTTGAAATTTAATAAAAAGATAGTCAAAATTACACAAGATAGTGAAATACCATTAATTGGATGTATAGCATTTGGAATTATAGATAGAGGCACAAATATTATTCAAATACGTCCTTCTTCTCTTTGCCCATTATCCTGTATCTTTTGTTCTACTGATGCTGGACCGAATTCGAAGAAAAGACAGTGTGAATTTTTAGTTGAATTGGACTATTTGTTGTTTTATGTAAAACAAGTCGTTGAATATAAAGGAATTAAGAATATTGAAGCCCACATAGATACTATAGGTGACCCTTTAACTTACCCTAACATCGTAGATCTAGTACAAAAGCTTAGGAGCATAGATAGTATCAATGTTATTTCAATGCAAACGCATGGTTTTCTTTTAAATGAAAAATTAATAGATGATTTAGCAGATGCGGGTCTTTCAAGAATAAATTTATCGATTGACGCATTAAATCCCGTTCTTGCTAAGAAACTATCCGGTACCGAAAGCTATGATGTAACGCGCATACTTTCACTTGCCGAATACATTGCCAATAGTTCTAAAATAGATTTGTTAATTGCGCCCGTATGGATTTCTCCCTTCAATGACTTAGAAATTCCAAAAATTATTGAATACGCTAAAACTATTGGTGCTGGTAAAAAGTGGCCTCCACTAGGTATACAGAAGTATGAACTTCACAAGTATGGTAGAAAACCAAAAGGTGTCATTAATATGTCTTGGAAAAGATTTTACGAACAATTGAGTTACTGGGAAAAAATCTTTAATGTAAAACTTAAATTATCTCCAACTGATTTCGGAATATTTAAAGTTAAAAAAATACCTACACCATTTAAAAAACACGAAAAAATAAAAGCCAAAATTGTGGAAACTGGTCTTTTTAAAGGCCAAAAAATTGCTATAGCAAGGGGTAGGGCGATAACTGTAGTAAATTCCAATGATATTCCTATAAACTCTCATGTTTTCGTCAGAATACTGCGTATAAAGGACAACATAATAATTGCCGAGCCAGCACTATAA
- a CDS encoding 50S ribosomal protein L16, producing MPLRPGRCYRHFSGPPYTRKEYIMGVPPPKISVFEMGDKKGQFNVILKLVTKERGQIRHNALEAARISSNKVMEENAGKNYYLKVVVYPHHILRENKMMAFAGADRLQDGMRLSFGKPIGTAARVKEGQEIIIIKTTEEHLETAKKALKIAASKIPLPTQILEERIT from the coding sequence ATGCCACTAAGACCTGGAAGATGTTACAGACACTTTAGTGGCCCTCCATATACTAGAAAGGAATATATAATGGGTGTCCCTCCTCCAAAAATAAGCGTCTTTGAAATGGGCGATAAAAAGGGACAGTTCAACGTTATTCTGAAACTAGTAACAAAGGAAAGGGGGCAAATAAGACATAATGCACTAGAAGCAGCACGCATATCATCAAATAAAGTTATGGAAGAGAACGCTGGCAAAAATTATTATTTGAAAGTGGTTGTATATCCCCATCATATACTTCGCGAAAATAAAATGATGGCATTTGCAGGCGCTGATCGTTTACAAGATGGTATGCGTCTATCTTTTGGAAAACCAATAGGTACTGCTGCAAGAGTAAAAGAAGGTCAGGAAATCATCATAATCAAAACAACTGAAGAACATTTAGAGACTGCCAAGAAAGCTTTGAAAATCGCGGCATCAAAAATACCACTCCCAACCCAAATATTAGAAGAAAGAATTACGTGA
- a CDS encoding DUF1512 domain-containing protein — protein sequence MHHEIFVSFIFTVSSSIFDDSTNNFIITSTLFLIYAFILAFLNQRLQIYLWLREAESSLKRLQLFASKSKEIVIKKINEVGKPNFDPSPSIESFLDFFVIEPTSLDPYGIVNKFRHILDVRNERFESFIKQIAPNVPQNYIPNLEGLMETAIGLNELYRLVRHYFILGKKTKNMLFIMQLQMNLPIIMRYAEAYFNATHAFSSGKPIGDGVGALVASKLMHGKQIKRITNKTIFSEFEYNGRKLIVIKAEGPGAEIGEIDDAIERIINMYGGAISRIIMIDAALKLEGEKTGQIAEGVGVAIGGTGVEKFKIEDIATKYKIPLDALIIKMSLEEAITTMKKDLVEAADDAVKRVLSIIDTRTSKGDSVIIVGVGNTMGIL from the coding sequence ATGCATCATGAGATCTTTGTAAGTTTTATTTTCACAGTCTCTTCCAGCATATTTGATGATTCCACAAACAACTTCATAATCACTTCCACTCTTTTTCTGATATATGCATTCATCTTGGCATTTTTAAATCAACGGTTGCAAATATACCTTTGGTTGAGAGAGGCTGAATCATCCCTAAAGAGGTTACAGCTTTTTGCATCAAAATCTAAGGAAATAGTCATTAAAAAAATAAACGAAGTAGGTAAGCCAAATTTCGATCCGTCTCCTTCAATAGAAAGTTTTTTAGACTTTTTCGTAATAGAACCAACCTCGTTGGATCCATATGGTATCGTAAATAAATTCAGACATATATTGGATGTTCGAAATGAAAGATTCGAATCCTTCATTAAACAAATAGCCCCTAATGTACCACAAAATTATATACCAAATTTAGAAGGTTTAATGGAAACGGCTATTGGTTTAAATGAGTTATACAGATTAGTTCGACATTACTTTATACTGGGCAAGAAAACTAAGAACATGCTATTTATCATGCAACTTCAAATGAATTTGCCCATAATAATGCGTTACGCAGAGGCTTATTTCAATGCTACCCATGCATTTTCTAGTGGGAAGCCTATAGGCGACGGTGTTGGTGCACTTGTGGCATCAAAATTAATGCATGGTAAACAAATAAAGCGCATAACTAACAAAACAATATTTTCAGAATTTGAATATAATGGTCGAAAATTAATAGTGATTAAAGCCGAGGGACCTGGTGCAGAAATTGGTGAAATAGATGATGCTATAGAGCGAATAATAAACATGTACGGGGGTGCGATTTCACGTATAATAATGATCGATGCTGCTTTAAAGCTTGAAGGGGAAAAAACAGGACAAATAGCTGAAGGCGTAGGAGTAGCTATTGGAGGTACTGGTGTTGAGAAATTTAAGATAGAAGATATAGCAACTAAATATAAAATTCCCTTAGATGCATTAATTATAAAGATGTCTTTAGAAGAGGCTATAACGACTATGAAGAAAGATCTGGTCGAAGCTGCTGATGATGCTGTGAAAAGAGTTCTCAGCATTATTGATACTAGGACTTCTAAAGGTGATAGTGTAATAATAGTTGGTGTAGGGAATACTATGGGAATTCTTTGA
- a CDS encoding CDP-2,3-bis-(O-geranylgeranyl)-sn-glycerol synthase: protein MIKELIEEVAACIWKILPAYIANASPLVITRNRKCHPLDFNKKFIDKRPILGSGKTIEGFIAGIIMGGIVGALQTPNNPIRAFTLSLGAMLGDSIGSFIKRRFNIERGKPAPLLDQLMFILVAMLLSYKFETYTLQDIVVIIAITIPLHVVTNKIAYILGIKKVPW from the coding sequence ATGATAAAGGAATTAATTGAGGAAGTTGCTGCATGTATCTGGAAAATATTACCTGCATATATTGCAAATGCCAGTCCCCTAGTAATAACTAGAAATAGGAAATGCCACCCATTAGATTTTAATAAAAAGTTTATCGATAAGAGACCAATTCTCGGTTCTGGAAAAACTATTGAAGGATTTATCGCTGGAATTATAATGGGAGGCATTGTTGGTGCATTACAAACGCCAAATAATCCAATTAGAGCATTTACATTATCTTTAGGAGCGATGCTGGGCGATTCAATAGGTTCATTTATAAAAAGAAGGTTTAATATAGAAAGAGGGAAGCCTGCCCCACTTCTAGATCAATTAATGTTCATTTTGGTTGCCATGTTATTATCATACAAGTTTGAAACATATACATTACAAGATATAGTTGTCATAATAGCGATTACTATACCTTTGCATGTAGTCACAAATAAAATTGCATATATCCTAGGCATAAAAAAGGTTCCATGGTAA